Proteins encoded by one window of Sphingosinicella sp. BN140058:
- a CDS encoding alpha/beta fold hydrolase: MLSLAALLVSLSAQAAASPPSTPQVPPIAGATSPAPPERSWPTQEGDYVLRNFRFRSGETLPSLRIHYTTLGTPHRNAAGDIDNAVMVLHGTGGTGKQFLSPQFAEQLYGPGQVLDITRYWIILPDNIGHGKSSKPSDGLRVRFPKYDYDDMVDAQHRLLRDHLGIKRMRLIMGTSMGCMHAFVWGETHPEFSRALMPLACEPVQIAGLNRMWRQLLIDGIKADPAWAGGDYTAQPAQGLRTAATLLFVAGTAPLQLQKSYPTRDAAADYARGRIETSMANLDANDLIYQVDSSRNYDPWPRLEAITAPTMWINSADDFINPRNFDFPQRAVARMKDARFRMIEESSETRGHGTHTWATFWKNDLAALLTRTARD, from the coding sequence ATGCTGTCGCTCGCCGCTTTGCTCGTCTCGCTCTCGGCTCAGGCCGCGGCGTCACCGCCCTCCACGCCGCAGGTTCCGCCGATCGCCGGTGCGACCTCGCCAGCGCCGCCCGAAAGAAGCTGGCCGACGCAGGAAGGGGATTATGTCCTCCGCAATTTCCGCTTCCGCTCCGGCGAGACGCTGCCGTCGTTGCGCATTCACTACACCACCCTTGGTACGCCGCATCGCAACGCGGCGGGTGACATCGACAACGCCGTCATGGTGCTGCACGGCACCGGCGGCACCGGCAAGCAATTCCTTTCACCGCAGTTCGCCGAGCAGCTCTACGGGCCGGGCCAAGTGCTCGACATCACCCGCTATTGGATCATCCTGCCCGACAATATCGGGCACGGCAAATCGTCAAAGCCCTCCGATGGTCTGCGCGTGCGCTTCCCGAAATATGATTATGACGACATGGTCGACGCACAGCACCGCCTGCTGCGCGATCATCTCGGCATCAAGCGCATGCGCCTGATCATGGGCACGTCGATGGGCTGCATGCACGCTTTCGTCTGGGGCGAGACCCACCCGGAGTTCAGCCGCGCGTTGATGCCGCTCGCGTGCGAACCCGTGCAGATCGCCGGTCTCAACCGGATGTGGCGGCAGCTGCTGATCGACGGCATCAAGGCCGATCCGGCCTGGGCGGGTGGGGACTATACGGCCCAGCCGGCGCAGGGTCTGCGCACCGCCGCAACGCTGCTTTTCGTCGCCGGCACTGCCCCGCTCCAGCTCCAGAAGAGCTACCCGACCCGCGATGCGGCTGCCGATTATGCACGCGGCCGGATCGAGACGTCGATGGCGAACCTCGATGCCAACGACCTCATCTACCAGGTCGATTCCTCGCGCAATTACGATCCCTGGCCGAGGCTGGAGGCGATCACCGCGCCGACGATGTGGATCAACTCGGCCGACGATTTCATCAACCCGCGCAACTTCGACTTTCCGCAGCGGGCGGTGGCGCGGATGAAGGATGCCCGCTTCCGCATGATCGAGGAAAGCAGCGAGACACGCGGCCACGGTACCCACACCTGGGCCACCTTCTGGAAGAACGATCTGGCCGCCTTGCTGACGCGAACCGCGCGCGACTGA
- a CDS encoding patatin-like phospholipase family protein, which translates to MRAQGPTRYCDLVMKGGITSGIVYPNAVLALSRDFRFKNIGGTSAGAIAAAATAAAGVGDRKKVTGASLSGEPEQAGFEGLGQVASTLATEGFIASLFQPAAGLRSAYRALVVVAGPSGAARKSLAVLCAVFATAPAETLGLLGLFLAAGYGIGGREGLLGAMVPALLCAYLGGAIFALLRLARVARRNLLGLCSGLGRPRSSPALTQWLHQVLQQLSGKPMAEPLTFGDLWNADRYPDEPVTARAITLQMITTGISHHEPRTLPFETGGFWFRRDQFDRLFPSELVAWMVERAGPPDRVDGIDYHRLPTGADMPVLVAMRMSLSFPLLLSAVPLHEVAARDRSRPVQQAAGSADAEKTLLASTDRLTTSGDAPVTRITAMRVCWFSDGGITSNFPLHLFDAPLPLWPTFAINLVYPEGDRTTAGVGAASERKAIEDAVFLPTENNQGWQRTYRPIARTLAAGEISRFLFAIIATMQNWRDLLQSRAPGQRDRIVHIALDRSEGGMNLAMPQEVLTRISAKGSRAGELLYDFSFDNHYWIRWRNLASALQRYTIQIAESDAGGPTIAAYRAAYSLPRSGSGEPPSYKFRTRERRIASEQLFENLVEQGENWKARGPDLTADAPRPLPQMRIAPTY; encoded by the coding sequence ATGCGCGCACAGGGGCCGACCCGCTATTGCGACCTGGTGATGAAGGGCGGCATCACCAGCGGGATCGTCTACCCCAATGCCGTGCTTGCGCTCAGCCGCGACTTCCGTTTCAAGAATATCGGCGGCACGTCGGCCGGCGCGATCGCCGCCGCAGCGACGGCCGCTGCCGGAGTCGGGGATCGCAAGAAGGTCACCGGCGCAAGCCTTTCCGGCGAGCCTGAACAGGCCGGGTTCGAAGGACTCGGGCAGGTGGCGTCGACCCTTGCTACGGAAGGGTTCATCGCCTCGCTGTTCCAGCCGGCTGCGGGCTTGCGGAGCGCGTATCGAGCCCTCGTCGTCGTTGCCGGACCGTCGGGCGCCGCGCGGAAGTCCCTCGCCGTCCTGTGTGCGGTCTTCGCCACCGCTCCCGCCGAGACCCTGGGTCTGCTCGGCCTGTTCCTCGCGGCAGGCTATGGCATCGGGGGCAGGGAGGGACTTCTCGGCGCAATGGTGCCGGCCTTGCTCTGCGCCTATCTCGGCGGCGCCATATTCGCTTTGCTGCGGCTCGCCCGGGTCGCCCGGCGCAACCTGCTCGGTCTGTGCTCGGGTCTTGGACGTCCGCGATCGTCGCCGGCTCTCACTCAATGGCTCCACCAGGTGCTGCAGCAGCTATCCGGCAAGCCGATGGCCGAGCCGCTTACCTTCGGCGACCTCTGGAACGCCGATCGCTATCCTGACGAGCCCGTCACCGCGCGAGCGATCACGTTGCAGATGATCACCACCGGCATATCCCACCACGAGCCGCGAACGCTTCCGTTCGAGACCGGTGGATTCTGGTTTCGGCGTGACCAGTTCGATCGTCTGTTCCCGTCCGAGCTGGTCGCGTGGATGGTCGAGCGTGCAGGGCCGCCGGATCGGGTGGACGGGATCGACTATCATCGTCTGCCGACGGGCGCCGACATGCCGGTGCTCGTTGCGATGCGGATGAGCCTCAGTTTCCCTCTGCTGCTCAGCGCCGTGCCGCTCCACGAAGTCGCCGCGCGGGACCGGTCGCGTCCGGTACAGCAAGCCGCGGGGAGCGCAGACGCGGAAAAGACGTTGCTCGCGAGCACCGATCGGCTGACGACCAGCGGCGATGCCCCGGTGACACGGATCACGGCGATGCGGGTCTGCTGGTTTTCGGACGGGGGCATCACCAGCAACTTTCCTCTCCACCTCTTCGACGCGCCCTTGCCGCTGTGGCCGACCTTCGCGATCAATCTGGTTTATCCCGAGGGTGACCGGACCACCGCCGGGGTGGGTGCCGCGTCGGAAAGAAAGGCGATCGAGGATGCCGTGTTTCTCCCTACGGAGAACAACCAGGGCTGGCAGCGCACCTACCGCCCGATCGCCCGCACGCTGGCGGCGGGCGAAATCTCCCGCTTTCTGTTCGCAATCATCGCGACGATGCAGAATTGGCGCGATCTGCTGCAGTCGCGCGCGCCGGGTCAGCGCGACCGGATCGTCCACATCGCGCTCGATCGCAGCGAAGGCGGGATGAACCTCGCCATGCCCCAGGAGGTGTTGACCCGCATCTCCGCGAAGGGCAGCCGGGCCGGCGAGTTGCTCTACGATTTCAGCTTCGACAATCACTATTGGATACGCTGGCGAAACCTCGCCTCCGCGCTGCAGCGCTACACGATCCAGATTGCGGAGAGCGACGCCGGTGGGCCCACCATCGCAGCCTATCGGGCGGCCTATAGCTTGCCCCGATCCGGATCGGGAGAGCCGCCCTCCTACAAGTTCCGCACGCGCGAGCGGCGCATCGCTTCCGAGCAATTGTTCGAAAATCTGGTTGAGCAAGGCGAGAATTGGAAGGCGCGTGGCCCGGACCTCACCGCCGACGCACCGCGTCCTCTACCTCAGATGCGGATCGCGCCCACCTACTGA
- a CDS encoding VOC family protein, with the protein MFSHLMVGTNDVDAAKHFYDALLGTLGVPPGFVDDRGRVFWRSRTGAFAVSKPIDGEPACHANGGTIGFAASSPEMVDAWHAAGLAHGGTSCEAPPGAREGPFGSLYLAYLRDPDGNKLCAMHRMPREQ; encoded by the coding sequence ATGTTCAGCCACCTGATGGTCGGTACCAACGACGTTGACGCTGCAAAGCATTTCTACGACGCGCTGCTCGGCACGCTGGGTGTGCCGCCGGGCTTCGTCGACGATCGGGGACGGGTCTTCTGGCGCAGCAGGACGGGGGCGTTCGCCGTCAGCAAGCCGATCGATGGTGAACCGGCGTGCCATGCCAATGGTGGAACGATCGGCTTTGCAGCGTCGAGCCCGGAGATGGTCGATGCTTGGCATGCCGCCGGCCTCGCCCATGGCGGCACCAGTTGCGAAGCTCCGCCAGGTGCTCGCGAGGGCCCGTTCGGCAGCCTCTACCTCGCCTATTTGCGCGATCCCGACGGCAACAAGCTCTGCGCGATGCACCGGATGCCGCGCGAGCAATAA
- a CDS encoding glycine zipper 2TM domain-containing protein, translated as MKKLVIAAAMLAGFTTSMSAPAEAQSRRDVREAREHAREERREARQAQRNYRQTRRDWRQYRNYDYNRYEPGSRNYYADRYYRDGSAYRERRLGRNDRVYRGSNGRYYCRRPDGTTGLIIGGAAGALLGNALDNGRSSLLGTLIGGGAGALLGREVERGSVRCR; from the coding sequence ATGAAGAAGCTCGTCATCGCCGCAGCAATGCTTGCCGGCTTCACCACATCGATGTCGGCGCCGGCCGAGGCTCAGAGCCGCCGCGACGTCCGGGAAGCGCGAGAGCATGCTCGCGAGGAACGGCGGGAAGCGCGCCAGGCGCAGCGGAATTATCGCCAAACCCGCCGCGACTGGCGCCAGTACCGCAATTACGATTACAACCGTTACGAACCCGGCAGCCGCAATTATTATGCCGATCGATACTATCGCGACGGCAGCGCTTATCGCGAGCGGCGGCTCGGCCGCAACGACCGGGTCTACCGCGGTTCGAACGGGCGCTATTACTGCCGCCGCCCCGACGGCACCACCGGGCTGATTATCGGCGGCGCGGCGGGCGCGTTGCTCGGCAATGCGCTGGACAACGGCCGTTCGAGCCTGCTCGGCACCCTGATCGGTGGCGGCGCCGGCGCCCTGCTCGGCCGTGAAGTCGAGCGCGGCAGCGTTCGCTGCCGCTGA
- a CDS encoding polysaccharide deacetylase family protein, which translates to MKTPIAAAALAFALLCGASPALATTKWPNGAKAAVVLTYDDALTSQLDHAVPLLNQAGFKGTFFLSSVKQPDLPRWRAAAAEGHELGNHTIFHPCSAASFPADPRYTSEAYTTASMLKEIEQQNVLLTAIDGKPRHGMATPCGQSVAGGIDYLEALRKADLVTYVRGVDVTPDDLRADASKLDLMHVPARGFPESATGRDLIAFAEQGRDGGGLAVFLFHGVAGDYLQVSGDAHRALVEWLAAHRKEVWVTTLQQALDWAKAHP; encoded by the coding sequence ATGAAGACGCCGATCGCCGCTGCTGCACTGGCATTCGCGCTGCTGTGCGGCGCCTCACCCGCCCTCGCGACCACCAAATGGCCGAACGGCGCCAAGGCAGCAGTGGTGCTTACCTATGACGATGCGCTCACCTCGCAGCTGGATCATGCGGTACCGTTGCTGAATCAGGCCGGGTTCAAGGGCACCTTCTTTCTGTCCAGCGTCAAGCAGCCGGATCTGCCGCGCTGGCGGGCCGCGGCGGCGGAAGGCCATGAACTCGGCAACCACACGATCTTCCACCCCTGCTCCGCCGCAAGCTTCCCCGCCGACCCGCGCTACACATCGGAAGCCTACACGACAGCGAGCATGCTGAAGGAGATCGAGCAGCAGAACGTCCTCCTCACCGCGATCGACGGCAAGCCGCGCCACGGCATGGCGACACCCTGCGGGCAGAGCGTCGCCGGCGGGATCGATTATCTCGAGGCGCTGCGCAAGGCGGATCTCGTCACCTATGTTCGAGGCGTCGACGTCACGCCCGACGATCTCCGCGCCGACGCGTCGAAGCTCGACTTGATGCACGTGCCGGCGCGCGGCTTTCCGGAAAGCGCCACCGGACGCGACCTGATCGCCTTCGCCGAGCAGGGCCGCGACGGCGGCGGCCTTGCCGTGTTCCTGTTTCACGGAGTCGCCGGCGACTATCTCCAGGTGTCCGGCGACGCGCACCGCGCTCTGGTCGAATGGCTCGCCGCGCATCGGAAGGAGGTGTGGGTGACGACGCTTCAGCAGGCGCTCGACTGGGCCAAGGCGCACCCCTGA